The following proteins are encoded in a genomic region of Arachis ipaensis cultivar K30076 chromosome B02, Araip1.1, whole genome shotgun sequence:
- the LOC107626652 gene encoding uncharacterized protein LOC107626652: MAAAGAGYTEPHNADWLATVSLGNLANNNNHDQNSALQALWAPFLLLHLGGPDTITAFSLEDNSLWLRHLLGLIVQPQDLQHVPHDDELEFIHRGYSLFNIVKRLYANLSLRFAEGQRSYSIMVMKNKRVNDEQQSNYAFKLVEVQLGLLYDVLYTKAPIIYSIPGCIFRVISFSSISSALIGFVMFVNSANYSRVDYYITIVLFAGAILLELYAFFSLICSDWTIRTKNCKSFTEWALSHGKKRWSGHMAQHNLLSFCMNKRVPIWIGYDFLFRTYFKLELFFERTTKEVDNDLKMLIFQHLLEKHTAYNDKRFEQKFLLELLSYRGGYALKKKSSCFDEIGWSLETEFDHSLLIWHVATDIYYYSEPAPEEDDNKERKVSKMLSDYMLYILLVHPFLLPKCVDRIKYVRDTFREAIRILHRRQFPVEDGKDASTALIHMYWESLQPLEKHGKERSSKSLLLSGCHLALQFKNVGCSWDTICQIDGQNQNDKDEDGGDAIKIEYEEKKGK, translated from the exons ATGGCAGCTGCGGGTGCTGGTTATACTGAGCCTCACAATGCAG ACTGGTTAGCCACTGTTTCTCTTGGTAACCTtgccaacaacaacaaccatgATCAAAACTCAGCTCTTCAAGCACTATGGGCACCCTTTCTTCTCTTGCATCTTGGAGGACCTGACACAATTACTGCTTTCTCCTTGGAAGACAACAGCCTATGGCTAAGGCACTTGCTGGGTCTCATTGTTCAA CCCCAAGATCTGCAGCATGTTCCTCATGATGATGAATTAGAATTCATCCACCGAGGTTACTCCTTGTTTAACATTGTCAAGCGTCTCTATGCCAATCTAAGCCTGCGGTTCGCAGAAGGTCAAAGGAGCTACTCAATCATGGTAATGAAGAACAAGAGAGTTAATGATGAACAACAGAGTAATTATGCCTTTAAATTGGTTGAGGTCCAACTAGGCCTTCTCTATGATGTGTTATACACCAAGGCACCTATAATTTATTCTATACCAGGCTGCATTTTTCGGGTCATCAGTTTCTCCTCTATCTCATCTGCTCTGATAGGATTTGTTATGTTTGTTAACTCTGCAAACTATTCAAGGGTTGACTATTATATAACAATTGTTTTATTTGCTGGGGCTATTTTGCTTGAATTGTATgcatttttttctcttatttgttcTGATTGGACTATCCGTACCAAGAATTGCAAAAGTTTCACAGAGTGGGCTCTGTCTCATGGTAAAAAGAGGTGGTCAGGACACATGGCTCAACACAACTTACTGAGTTTCTGCATGAACAAGAGGGTACCAATTTGGATTGGATATGACTTTCTCTTCAGAACCTACTTTAAGCTAGAGTTGTTCTTCGAAAGGACTACGAAAGAAGTCGATAATGATCTGAAAATGTTGATCTTTCAACACCTCCTGGAGAAACACACAGCATACAATGACAAAAGGTTTGAACAAAAGTTCCTCTTGGAATTGCTTTCATATAGAGGAGGCTATGCACTCAAAAAGAAAAGTAGCTGTTTTGATGAGATTGGTTGGAGTCTGGAGACTGAATTTGATCACAGCCTGCTTATCTGGCATGTGGCAACTGATATTTACTATTATTCCGAGCCGGCTCCGGAGGAGGATGACAACAAAGAGCGGAAGGTAAGCAAGATGTTGTCGGATTACATGCTGTACATTCTACTTGTACATCCATTCTTGCTTCCGAAATGTGTTGACAGGATTAAATATGTTAGAGATACATTCAGGGAAGCCATAAGAATACTGCATCGAAGACAATTCCCGGTTGAAGATGGTAAGGATGCTTCTACAGCGTTGATTCATATGTACTGGGAAAGTCTGCAGCCACTGGAAAAACATGGAAAAGAAAGGAGCAGCAAGTCTTTGTTACTGAGTGGGTGCCATCTTGCTTTACAGTTTAAAAATGTTGGATGTTCATGGGATACAATTTGTCAG ATTGATGGACAAAACCAAAATGATAAAgatgaagatggaggagatgcaaTTAAGATCGAATATGAAgagaagaaaggaaaataa